From Actinopolymorpha cephalotaxi, one genomic window encodes:
- a CDS encoding ArsR/SmtB family transcription factor gives MAKCSDGNDGDAELDRMFRALADGTRRAMVARLANGPASVSQLAEPFGMALPTVVQHLRVLEEARIVSSEKVGRVRTYQLVPDALVPANAWIVAHRRPQERKLDRLGDYLTNQHTQED, from the coding sequence ATGGCTAAGTGTTCGGACGGGAACGACGGTGACGCCGAGCTCGACCGGATGTTCCGCGCACTGGCGGACGGCACCCGCCGGGCGATGGTCGCCCGGCTGGCCAACGGGCCGGCCTCGGTGAGCCAGCTCGCCGAACCGTTCGGCATGGCGCTGCCCACCGTCGTCCAGCACCTCCGGGTGCTCGAGGAGGCGCGGATCGTGTCGTCGGAGAAGGTCGGCCGGGTGCGTACGTACCAACTCGTCCCCGACGCGCTGGTCCCGGCCAACGCCTGGATCGTGGCCCACCGCCGCCCGCAGGAACGCAAGCTCGACCGCCTGGGCGACTACCTCACAAACCAGCACACACAGGAGGACTGA
- a CDS encoding SRPBCC domain-containing protein: MTDRTQTHATFVLEREYPVPVDRVWAAFADPKIKRKWFGSDEFVDVEYTDDFRVGGEATDEGRHGEGGPLSQFRATYTDIAANERIVYTYDMWLDGAHASTSITTIRLEPTDGDAGKGTRLTYTEQGVHLDGVHGPGPDAAAGREAGTADMLDAMGKLLAGVS, from the coding sequence ATGACCGACCGCACCCAGACCCACGCCACGTTCGTGCTCGAGCGCGAGTACCCCGTTCCCGTCGACCGCGTGTGGGCCGCCTTCGCCGACCCGAAGATCAAGCGCAAGTGGTTCGGCAGCGACGAGTTCGTCGACGTCGAGTACACCGACGACTTCCGGGTAGGCGGCGAGGCGACCGACGAGGGACGTCACGGCGAGGGCGGTCCGCTGTCGCAGTTCCGCGCCACCTACACCGACATCGCTGCCAACGAACGGATCGTCTACACCTACGACATGTGGCTGGACGGGGCGCACGCCTCGACGTCGATCACGACGATCCGGCTCGAGCCCACCGACGGCGACGCGGGCAAGGGGACCCGGCTCACCTACACCGAGCAGGGCGTCCACCTCGACGGCGTGCACGGCCCCGGGCCCGACGCCGCGGCCGGTCGCGAGGCCGGCACCGCCGACATGCTCGACGCGATGGGAAAGCTGCTTGCCGGCGTCAGCTGA
- a CDS encoding CGNR zinc finger domain-containing protein, producing MELVVRTPGAAAKGRDRHTGARGPAAGAQEEEALLLAVLNSCPVINGVPTDELADDDKAANWLATYGRTGSEVEREVVKDVRDVLADVVRGRLDASAVSSWLDRAGVRPRPASDGIGIRWEILTDPDHEVGMRSILAWSRLQHERPGRLRACENTECQLFLIDHSKANTARWCSMAVCGNRMKARRHYERANAKRN from the coding sequence ATGGAGCTCGTTGTCCGGACACCGGGGGCCGCTGCGAAGGGCCGTGACCGGCACACGGGTGCGCGCGGTCCGGCGGCCGGGGCGCAGGAGGAGGAGGCGCTGCTGCTGGCAGTGCTCAACTCCTGCCCGGTGATCAACGGGGTGCCGACCGACGAGCTTGCCGATGACGACAAGGCCGCGAACTGGCTGGCCACCTACGGCCGAACGGGGTCCGAGGTCGAGCGCGAGGTGGTCAAGGACGTTCGAGATGTCCTGGCCGACGTTGTGCGAGGGCGGCTCGACGCCTCGGCCGTGAGCAGCTGGCTGGACCGAGCCGGCGTCCGCCCGCGCCCCGCCAGCGACGGCATCGGGATTCGGTGGGAGATTCTCACCGACCCCGACCACGAGGTGGGCATGCGGTCGATACTTGCCTGGAGCCGTCTGCAGCACGAACGCCCAGGCCGGCTTCGCGCATGCGAGAACACCGAATGTCAGCTGTTCCTCATCGATCACAGCAAGGCGAACACAGCTCGCTGGTGCTCGATGGCTGTCTGCGGCAACCGGATGAAGGCCCGCCGGCACTACGAGCGCGCCAACGCCAAGAGGAACTGA
- a CDS encoding mandelate racemase/muconate lactonizing enzyme family protein, which produces MITTIETIRPAIQPNLLFVLLHDGDGNVGLGEAFFGSRTVEAYIHESAAEVLLTEPDCAPERIAKALTPYTGFQGAGAEVRGNGAIDLALWDLLGKRAGLPLVALFGGPVRAWLPIYNTCAGPGYVSTSTRQNSDNWGVRRDGADRSLEDLDGFLTRPAELARELYGEGIRGMKVWPFDRAAEATGGTHISPGDLADGIRVIDAIRSEVGNEMNLMVELHGLWSRPAAATIIHALTPYQPFWVEDPIRPDAADALAALAAEADVPIATGETVVGRRGFLPLLASGAVDVATVDVQWTGGLTEARKVASLADTYGIPVAPHDCTGPATLAACVHLVLSAPNGLVQETVRAFLRTWYAELVEGVPEINDGEVVAPTAPGHGVRLRPGVRDDPLNERRISRR; this is translated from the coding sequence GTGATCACCACCATCGAGACCATCCGTCCGGCGATCCAGCCGAACCTGCTCTTCGTACTTCTCCATGACGGTGACGGCAACGTCGGTCTCGGCGAGGCGTTCTTCGGGTCACGGACCGTCGAGGCCTACATCCACGAGTCGGCAGCGGAGGTTCTCCTGACGGAGCCCGACTGCGCGCCCGAGCGCATCGCGAAGGCCCTGACTCCGTACACCGGATTCCAGGGCGCCGGAGCCGAGGTACGCGGAAACGGCGCGATCGACCTGGCCCTGTGGGATCTCCTGGGCAAACGAGCCGGCCTGCCCTTGGTGGCGTTGTTCGGCGGACCCGTCCGCGCCTGGTTGCCGATCTACAACACCTGTGCCGGACCCGGATACGTGAGCACCAGCACCCGCCAGAACTCCGACAACTGGGGCGTACGCCGAGACGGTGCCGATCGGTCGCTCGAAGACCTCGACGGCTTCCTGACCCGACCGGCCGAACTGGCCCGCGAACTGTACGGCGAAGGCATCCGCGGCATGAAGGTGTGGCCGTTCGACCGTGCGGCCGAGGCCACGGGCGGAACCCACATCTCGCCCGGCGACCTCGCCGACGGCATCAGGGTCATCGACGCGATCCGGAGCGAAGTCGGTAACGAGATGAACCTGATGGTCGAACTCCACGGACTGTGGAGCCGTCCGGCCGCCGCCACCATCATCCACGCCCTCACGCCGTATCAGCCCTTTTGGGTCGAGGACCCGATCCGGCCCGACGCCGCCGACGCACTGGCCGCCCTCGCAGCGGAAGCCGACGTACCCATCGCCACCGGCGAGACCGTCGTAGGACGACGGGGCTTCCTGCCGCTGCTGGCGTCAGGGGCGGTCGACGTGGCGACGGTCGACGTCCAGTGGACCGGCGGACTCACCGAAGCCCGCAAGGTCGCTTCACTCGCCGACACCTACGGGATTCCCGTTGCCCCGCACGACTGCACGGGTCCCGCCACCCTCGCCGCCTGCGTCCATCTGGTGCTCTCGGCGCCCAACGGCCTTGTTCAGGAGACGGTTCGGGCCTTCCTGCGCACCTGGTACGCCGAACTCGTCGAGGGTGTGCCCGAGATCAACGATGGGGAGGTCGTCGCGCCGACGGCACCAGGACATGGAGTGAGACTGCGCCCCGGCGTCCGAGACGATCCACTCAACGAGCGGCGGATCAGCAGGCGATGA
- a CDS encoding MOSC and FAD-binding oxidoreductase domain-containing protein, whose product MATVRVTSLNVGRPKKVDWDGRRVFTGAWKAPVNDRRRVTRLNVDGDGQGDLDGHGGPNRAVLVYQEQAYEFWRSFLSRSDLSAGSFGENLTLDGYPDDEVCIGDQYRIGTAMFEVSQPRVTCFRVGLRNDEPRLAALMVAHRRPGFYMRVLDEGEIGAGDQVELVRKDPAGLSVADVDALLYLPNPDRARLAIAGGHPALSAGWRDSFASMLEEDLQVGTGLAWKGFRSLRVARVARETPSVSSFYLTDPEGLDLPGARAGQYLTIRIPSAGSNNGLVRNYSLSAPAVGSAYRVSVKKEPGGAFSNLLHETVREGDLLDVAVPRGSFVLRPKARAYVFVSAGIGITPLLPMLARLRDMNPNARVWWLHSTRTLEEYPLLAEVEDLVAHSGAMVKVRTWVTRGDVRGPQATGNLGLRQGRLAPQSIADLGVPRDALAYVCGPSAFIEYATAALVAAGVASTNIASELFGAGAALNPGVVASGPSRRPHLPETLGTGPMVTFARSQLQVPWDSNRGSLLELAEACDVPTRWVCRTGVCHTCVTPLVSGELAYIEEPLVPPEDGEALICCSRPASEVVLDL is encoded by the coding sequence ATGGCGACAGTTCGCGTGACGTCGCTCAACGTCGGTAGGCCGAAGAAGGTCGACTGGGACGGTCGCCGGGTGTTCACGGGTGCCTGGAAGGCGCCGGTGAACGACCGGCGACGCGTCACCCGCCTCAACGTGGACGGCGACGGGCAAGGCGACCTTGACGGCCACGGCGGTCCCAACCGGGCGGTCCTCGTCTACCAGGAGCAGGCCTACGAGTTCTGGCGGAGCTTCCTCTCGCGCTCGGACCTGTCGGCGGGAAGCTTCGGCGAAAACCTCACACTCGACGGATATCCGGACGATGAGGTCTGTATCGGGGACCAGTACCGCATCGGAACCGCGATGTTCGAGGTCAGCCAGCCTCGTGTCACGTGCTTTCGGGTCGGGCTGCGCAACGACGAACCCCGCCTGGCAGCGCTGATGGTGGCCCACCGGCGCCCCGGCTTCTACATGCGGGTCCTGGACGAGGGCGAGATCGGGGCGGGCGATCAGGTCGAGCTGGTCAGGAAGGATCCGGCCGGCCTCAGTGTGGCCGACGTCGACGCCCTGCTCTACCTGCCGAACCCCGACCGGGCCCGGCTGGCGATCGCCGGCGGCCATCCGGCTCTGAGTGCGGGCTGGCGCGATTCCTTCGCCTCGATGCTGGAGGAGGACCTTCAGGTCGGGACCGGCCTTGCCTGGAAGGGATTCCGGTCGCTGCGGGTCGCCCGCGTCGCTCGGGAGACGCCCAGCGTCTCGTCGTTCTACCTGACCGATCCGGAGGGCCTCGACTTACCGGGTGCTCGCGCGGGGCAGTACCTCACCATTCGGATCCCGTCCGCTGGTTCGAACAACGGCTTGGTCCGCAACTACTCGCTCTCGGCGCCTGCTGTCGGGTCGGCGTACCGCGTCAGTGTCAAGAAGGAGCCGGGCGGAGCCTTCAGCAACCTGTTGCACGAGACGGTACGAGAAGGAGATCTGCTCGACGTCGCGGTTCCCCGGGGGTCCTTCGTCCTGCGGCCGAAGGCGCGTGCGTACGTCTTCGTCTCGGCCGGAATCGGGATCACGCCCCTGCTGCCGATGCTCGCCAGGCTTCGTGACATGAATCCGAACGCGAGAGTGTGGTGGCTCCACAGCACGCGAACTCTCGAGGAGTACCCGCTCCTCGCCGAGGTCGAGGACCTGGTCGCCCACAGCGGTGCCATGGTGAAGGTCCGGACGTGGGTGACACGCGGGGACGTCCGCGGTCCTCAGGCGACGGGCAACCTGGGCTTGCGGCAAGGTCGGCTTGCGCCACAGTCGATCGCCGACCTCGGGGTCCCGCGAGACGCGTTGGCCTACGTCTGTGGACCATCCGCGTTCATCGAGTACGCCACCGCCGCTCTCGTCGCCGCGGGCGTCGCGAGCACCAACATCGCATCCGAGCTTTTCGGCGCCGGTGCCGCACTGAATCCCGGAGTCGTCGCCTCGGGCCCGTCTCGCCGGCCGCACCTGCCCGAAACGCTCGGCACCGGCCCGATGGTGACGTTCGCTCGCAGCCAGCTGCAGGTGCCGTGGGACTCGAACCGCGGGAGCCTGCTCGAACTCGCCGAGGCCTGCGACGTGCCGACCCGCTGGGTGTGCCGGACGGGGGTCTGCCACACGTGCGTGACGCCCCTGGTCTCGGGAGAACTCGCCTACATCGAGGAGCCACTCGTCCCGCCGGAGGATGGCGAGGCGCTCATCTGTTGCTCCAGGCCGGCGTCGGAAGTCGTTCTCGACCTCTGA
- a CDS encoding dihydrolipoyl dehydrogenase family protein: MGSTSTLTADLLVIGFGKGGKTVAHAAADAGHRVVMVEQSENMYGGTCPNVGCVPTKMLVHFASGKRLSDDAQDYFANSIEQVRALTSAFRAGNFEGLNGKASATVLTGTAAFTDPHTVTVGEGADAIDVTAPTILISTGSEPVVPAIPGLKSSSHLVSSTDLTRNAALPERLVVIGGGYLGLEFASMYQNFGSEVTVVESADRLLPREDEDVAQSVTNVLLGDGVEIVTGAAITEIHDKGAVSTVTYVKGGETCTVEGSALLPATGRRPVTADLRLDAAGVQTSANGAVRVDAQLRTSQPHIFALGDVNGGPQFTYIALDDARIVIDQLYGDGKRTTDDRVAVPHTLFVSPALATVGLTETEARARGFEVKVARQNVADIVAMPRAYAVEETRGLMKFVVDADSDLVLGAAVHSVDAQEIINTVALAIRHDVTATELRNAIYTHPSSTEAMNEVFDNIVG; the protein is encoded by the coding sequence ATGGGATCCACCAGCACACTCACAGCCGATCTGTTGGTCATCGGGTTCGGAAAGGGAGGAAAGACCGTCGCTCACGCGGCGGCGGACGCGGGCCATCGCGTCGTCATGGTCGAACAGTCCGAGAACATGTACGGCGGCACGTGCCCGAACGTCGGCTGCGTGCCGACCAAGATGCTGGTTCACTTCGCGAGCGGGAAGCGACTGTCCGATGACGCGCAGGACTACTTCGCGAACTCGATAGAGCAGGTCCGCGCCCTGACCAGTGCCTTCCGCGCCGGCAATTTCGAGGGACTCAACGGCAAGGCCTCCGCGACCGTGCTCACCGGCACCGCCGCCTTCACCGACCCGCACACGGTCACGGTCGGCGAAGGAGCGGACGCGATCGACGTGACCGCGCCGACCATCCTCATCAGTACCGGATCAGAGCCGGTCGTCCCTGCGATCCCCGGCCTGAAGTCGAGTTCCCACCTGGTCAGCAGCACAGACCTCACCCGGAACGCCGCCCTGCCCGAACGGCTGGTCGTCATCGGTGGTGGCTATCTGGGGCTCGAGTTCGCCTCGATGTACCAGAACTTCGGCAGCGAGGTGACCGTGGTCGAGTCGGCCGACCGTCTTCTGCCCCGCGAGGACGAAGACGTGGCGCAGTCGGTCACGAACGTGCTGCTCGGCGACGGAGTGGAGATCGTGACGGGCGCGGCGATCACCGAGATACACGACAAGGGCGCGGTCTCGACGGTCACCTACGTCAAGGGCGGGGAGACCTGCACGGTGGAAGGAAGCGCGCTGCTCCCCGCCACCGGACGCCGGCCGGTGACGGCGGACCTGCGTCTGGACGCGGCCGGCGTGCAGACGAGCGCGAACGGCGCCGTTCGGGTCGACGCACAGCTACGGACCAGCCAGCCGCACATCTTCGCGCTCGGCGATGTCAACGGGGGACCCCAGTTCACCTACATCGCGCTCGACGACGCGCGGATCGTCATCGATCAGCTCTATGGAGACGGGAAGCGCACCACCGACGACAGGGTTGCCGTACCCCACACCTTGTTCGTCTCGCCGGCCCTGGCCACCGTGGGCCTGACCGAAACGGAGGCCAGAGCGCGAGGGTTCGAGGTGAAGGTCGCGCGCCAGAACGTCGCGGACATCGTTGCGATGCCAAGGGCCTACGCGGTGGAGGAGACCCGCGGCCTGATGAAGTTCGTCGTCGACGCCGACAGCGACCTCGTGTTGGGCGCGGCCGTTCACAGTGTCGACGCTCAGGAGATCATCAACACGGTCGCGCTGGCCATCCGGCACGACGTCACGGCCACCGAGCTCCGGAACGCGATCTACACCCACCCCAGTTCGACGGAGGCGATGAACGAGGTCTTCGACAACATCGTGGGTTGA
- a CDS encoding alpha/beta fold hydrolase encodes MAEIHYRSKTVQGQELFFREAGPAGKPTVVLLHGFPTSSHMFRNLIPSLAGDYHVIAPDHLGFGHSSAPARDSFTYTFDALADLTLALLDELGVTSFAMYVQDYGAPIGWRLALARPESVTAIISQNGNAYDDGFVESFWEGVWAWAKEQNEETEAGVRVALSLEGIKWQYVTGVPDTSLLDPDAWFHDFHMVSRPGNDLIQLDLFANYASNLPVYPRLHEYFRSSQVPLLAVWGEGDEIFGPAGAEAFRKDLPDAEVHLLQGGHFLLESAGDEVASLIRNFLARI; translated from the coding sequence ATGGCCGAGATCCACTACCGTTCGAAGACGGTGCAGGGCCAGGAGCTCTTCTTCCGCGAAGCAGGCCCGGCCGGCAAACCGACGGTCGTGCTGCTGCACGGCTTTCCGACGAGCTCCCACATGTTTCGTAACCTGATCCCTTCCCTGGCAGGCGACTACCACGTCATCGCCCCCGACCATCTCGGCTTCGGTCACTCCTCGGCGCCGGCGAGGGACAGCTTCACCTACACCTTCGACGCGCTGGCCGACCTGACCCTCGCACTGCTCGACGAGCTGGGCGTGACCTCCTTCGCGATGTACGTCCAGGACTACGGCGCCCCGATCGGCTGGCGACTCGCGCTGGCTCGCCCCGAGTCGGTCACCGCGATCATCAGCCAGAACGGAAACGCCTACGACGACGGTTTCGTCGAGTCCTTCTGGGAGGGCGTGTGGGCCTGGGCGAAGGAGCAGAACGAGGAGACCGAGGCAGGCGTACGGGTCGCACTGAGTCTCGAAGGCATCAAGTGGCAGTACGTCACAGGCGTACCGGACACGTCGCTTCTCGATCCCGACGCCTGGTTCCACGACTTCCACATGGTTTCCCGTCCGGGCAACGACCTCATACAGCTGGACCTTTTCGCGAACTACGCCTCGAACCTGCCTGTCTACCCCAGGCTGCACGAGTACTTCCGTTCATCCCAGGTGCCGTTGCTGGCGGTGTGGGGCGAAGGTGACGAGATCTTCGGTCCGGCGGGAGCCGAGGCGTTCAGGAAGGACCTCCCGGACGCGGAGGTACACCTTCTCCAGGGCGGTCACTTCCTGCTCGAGAGCGCGGGCGACGAGGTCGCCAGCCTGATCAGGAACTTCCTCGCCCGAATCTGA
- a CDS encoding phospholipase D family protein, producing the protein MTDLEWFLTADERGNHATELDRRRGDGAPAWSDGNTVTPLVHGATYFARLVEVVTATEAGDVIMFTDWRGDPDQRLDEQGAEVARVLCEAAGRGVIVKGLVWRSHWDRLAFSAAENRYLGEDINAAGGECIRDMRVRPGGSHHQKFVVVRHVRHPERDVAFAGGIDLCHSRRDTIEHEGDPQRQPMSAVYGPRPPWHDLQLEIHGPAVGDLEFSFRERWNDSTPVSLNPAYRVADVLRRDDDDDPSTLPAQPSDPSPAGTHLVQVLRTYPARRPRYPFAPDGERSVARGYRKVLARAHRLIYVEDQYLWSDDVASCFADALAANPELLLVAVIPHYPDQDGRLSLPMNLVGRQQALDLINAAAPGRVGVYGIENHHGNPVYVHAKVCVVDDVWASVGSDNFNRRSWTHDSELSCAVIDRVRDDREPRVVDRYGDGARAFARDLRLELAREHLDRDPGDDADLIDPKSLFAAFTDSAQRLQRWHDGERSGSRPPGRLRPYQLPRLSPATMRWAGLAYRTVADPDGRPWRLRRAHRY; encoded by the coding sequence GTGACAGACCTGGAGTGGTTCCTCACCGCTGACGAGCGGGGCAACCACGCCACCGAACTCGACCGGCGCCGCGGCGATGGGGCGCCGGCATGGTCCGACGGGAACACGGTCACACCGCTGGTGCACGGCGCGACCTACTTCGCCCGGCTCGTCGAGGTCGTCACAGCCACCGAGGCCGGCGACGTCATCATGTTCACCGACTGGCGCGGCGACCCCGACCAGCGTCTGGACGAGCAGGGCGCCGAGGTGGCGCGCGTGCTCTGTGAAGCCGCCGGCCGCGGTGTGATCGTCAAGGGCCTCGTCTGGCGTTCGCACTGGGACCGGTTGGCGTTCAGTGCGGCGGAGAACCGGTATCTGGGCGAGGACATCAACGCCGCGGGCGGTGAATGCATCCGCGACATGCGGGTGCGTCCGGGCGGCTCTCACCATCAGAAGTTCGTCGTCGTCCGGCACGTCCGGCACCCCGAGCGGGACGTCGCGTTCGCCGGCGGTATCGACCTGTGCCACAGCCGGCGCGACACCATCGAGCACGAAGGCGATCCGCAGCGGCAGCCGATGAGCGCTGTCTACGGCCCCCGTCCACCGTGGCACGACCTGCAGTTGGAGATCCACGGGCCGGCGGTGGGGGATCTCGAGTTCAGTTTTCGGGAACGCTGGAACGACTCCACACCGGTCAGCCTCAACCCCGCCTACCGGGTGGCCGACGTACTGCGGCGCGACGACGATGACGACCCGTCCACCCTTCCCGCGCAGCCGTCCGACCCGTCACCGGCGGGCACCCACCTGGTGCAGGTGCTGCGCACCTATCCGGCGCGGCGCCCCCGCTACCCGTTCGCTCCGGACGGGGAACGCAGCGTCGCCCGCGGCTACCGGAAGGTCCTCGCCCGCGCGCACAGGCTCATCTACGTCGAAGACCAGTACCTGTGGTCGGATGACGTTGCCTCCTGCTTCGCCGACGCCCTCGCCGCCAACCCCGAGTTGTTGCTTGTCGCGGTGATCCCCCACTACCCCGACCAGGACGGCAGGCTGAGCCTCCCGATGAACCTGGTCGGACGTCAGCAGGCGCTCGACCTGATCAACGCGGCCGCTCCCGGGCGCGTCGGGGTGTACGGGATCGAGAACCACCACGGCAACCCCGTGTACGTCCACGCCAAGGTGTGCGTCGTCGACGACGTGTGGGCCTCGGTCGGCTCCGACAACTTCAACCGCCGCTCCTGGACGCACGACTCCGAGCTGTCCTGCGCGGTGATCGACCGGGTCCGCGACGACCGTGAACCGCGCGTCGTGGATCGTTACGGTGACGGCGCCCGCGCCTTCGCCCGTGATCTTCGCCTGGAACTCGCCCGCGAACACCTCGACCGCGACCCCGGTGACGATGCCGACCTGATCGATCCCAAGTCGTTGTTCGCCGCCTTCACCGACTCGGCGCAGCGGCTGCAGCGCTGGCACGACGGCGAACGCTCCGGCTCGCGGCCACCCGGCCGGCTGCGGCCCTACCAGCTGCCGCGGCTTTCCCCCGCGACCATGAGGTGGGCCGGCCTGGCGTACCGCACCGTCGCCGACCCCGATGGCCGCCCGTGGCGCCTGCGCCGGGCACACAGGTACTGA